CGTCAGTAACAGCAACATCAGTAACAGTACCAtcggcaacaataccatcaacaacagtaacatcgGAAACAGTAACATCAGAAACAGTAACCGTAccatcagcaacagtaacagtaacatcaGCAATAGTAACAGTTACATCatcaacagtaacagtaacagtaacatcaGCAATAGTAACGGTTacatcaacaacagtaacatcagcaatAGTAACAGTTACATCATCAACAGTAACAATAACATCAGCAGCCGTAACATCAGTAACGGTAACATCATCAACAGTAACAATAACATCAGCAGCCGTAACATCAGTAACGGTAACATCAGCAACAGGAACACCAGCAATAGtaacagtaacatcaacaacaataccatcagcaacagtaacatcaacaacagtaacttcaacaacagtaacattatctTCAGCATCAGTAACATCAGAAACAGTAACATTATAAATAGTAACATTAGTAACAGTAACATTAGTAACAGTAACATTAGTAACAGTAACATCAGCAACAGCaacatcaacagcagcaacaacagtaatagTAACACCAACAGTAAaatcagcaccagtaacagtagaatcagcaacagtaacagtagaatcagcaacagtaacagtaaaatcagcaccagtaacagtagaatcagcaacagtaacagtaaaatcagcaacaataacagtaacaccaacagtgaaatccgcaccagtaacagcaacaccagtaacaacagtaacagtaataTCAGCAATATTAACATCAGCAACAGTAATAGTAACATCAGAAATAGTAACATCAGAAATAGTAACATCAACTACAATAACAGTAACATCAGTATCAGTAAAATCAGTAACAATAACATCAGCAATAGTAACATCAGCAACAATAACAGTAGCATTAAcctcagtaacagtaacagcagcaccagtaacatcagAATCAGTAACAGTAACATCAGAAACAGTAACAGGAACATCAccaacagtaacatcagcaatAGTAACATCAGCAACTGTTACATCAGTTacagtagcagtactatcaggaacagtaacatcaacaacagtaaCCTACCATCAGCATCAGTAAtatcagcaacagtaacagtaacaccagcaacagtaacaccagcaacagtaacagtaacatcagcaacattaacaataacatcagcaacagtaacatcagtagcaacagtaacaccagcaactgtaacaagaacatcagtagcaacagtaacattagcaacagtaacatcagcaacAGTAATATCagtaacagtaccatcaccaacagtaacatcagcagcagcagtaacatccATGACAGTAACAGTAAGAGTAACATTAGAATAACGATTTTAAATAACATACTAGATCAACTGAGTAACCTCTTATAATGGCCCAAACTACTGTGCACAAGGATAAAGACTGGGAGGGAAATGAAATACTTACACAGTgtaatgcaacccatcctccgaattgacagcacGATTTAAtattaagtgtaataagtacattttcttactgtcatatacatttctttttcaggtttattagacaatacagattttatacaaaattttaaaatatcctgtgtttctttacaatttattgatatattttagttttgttttattagttttataaaactgtaatatcaatatagctataggttaagtactaattgttattaagaagcaataaaattttaaattaatatcttcaaaaactaagacggttaggtgagtgtgtggttttctattcagtttttcaggtaaactcaaatattcagaatatatttgacagtacgatttaatactaagtgaaaataagtgcaATTCCTAACTgccatgaatagtacataattgcgcttatttgtctccttacatttgccaccccatttttggaggacgggttggtgtaatCACCAGTAATATATTATAGGCATCACATACACCAAAACAACATGCATACAGCTAAGAATAAAACATATGTGACTGGTCCAGTCTTTAGGACTAAAGTCAAATTTAGACACAATATAACATGAATTAGTTAACACTCCTCTAGAGAACTTCCGTACTTGAAACTCAAAAGAATACCATTACAGTAAACCAAGACTTAATGGGTAGACTTAACTAGCTGAGCTGCGCTCAATGGGGGTTAATCATTCCGACTCACCACTCTGTGTCAACTGACAAAAATCCCGCTCTTGGGCCTACAACAGTACCAACACTTAGGAGACAATAAGCCTAGTAAACTCAAAGACTAACTGTATATCTTTATCCCCCAAACATTCACCTGAAGTTACTAAGTATAACAGTGCTGGCAATTTATCTGCTCaattcacgggctcaccatagcccgtgctacttggaactttgttccaggtagcgaatcgttAACAACAATCTGCTCAATTCCACAGGTAAGCAATTATGTCTACATAACATAGGAATAACTCAATACATGTGGATAGTATAAAATTTGTAGGCGGCACTGACCGGCCAACCTAAATACCCTAGTTAATTACACATTCTATATAAAATACTCATAGCCAAAACTAAAGAGTGAACATACAATCCCAAGTGACGAGTAACTGCTTCAACTATGAAACAAAGAAGGCTGCCAATTTAATACTAACATTATACATGATATTCCAGTAATTATAACACAAGAGTAATTGTTCAACAGAAAGCCGCATGGCGAACACGTGAACACGTGACCTGAGTGACTCACGTTATCCAACATAACATAGTAATCACTATGTTGAATAATCACTGTACAGGATGCTAACATATATGTCCTAATGAGAATTATTACATATATGTAATAGATGATGCTAAAGTCTCATAACTCAAGTAACATACAAACATAAGCCAGATCTCTCATGAACCAAGTCAACACTGTAGGGTTGGTATCCCTGGTGACCACATCAGGTCACTGCCATCCCAGGGGAGGcctgcactaccacacaacactctaGGGTTGGTACCCCTGACGACCAcatcaggtcaccaccatcccagGGGAGAcctgcactaccacacaacactctaGGGTTGGTACCCCTGACGACCAcatcaggtcaccaccatcccagGGGAGGcctgcactaccacacaacactctaGGGTTGGTACCCCTGACGACCAcatcaggtcaccaccatcccagGGGAGAcctgcactaccacacaacactctaGGGTTGGTACCCCTGACTACCAcatcaggtcaccaccatcccagGGGAGAcctgcactaccacacaacactctaGGGTTGGTACCCCCAGACGACCAcatcaggtcaccaccatcccagGGGAGAcctgcactaccacacaacactctaGGGTTGGTACCCCCAGACGACCAcatcaggtcaccaccatcccagGGGAGGcctgcactaccacacaacactctaGGGTTGGTACCCCTGACGACCAcatcaggtcaccaccatcccagGGGAGGcctgcactaccacacaacactctaGGGTTGGTACCCCTGACGACCAcatcaggtcaccaccatcccagGGGAGGcctgcactaccacacaacactctaGGGTTGGTACCCCTGACGACCAcatcaggtcaccaccatcccagGGGAGGcctgcactaccacacaacactctaGGGTTGGTACCCCTGACGACCAcatcaggtcaccaccatcccagGGGAGGcctgcactaccacacaacactctaGGGTTGGTACCCCTGACGACCAcatcaggtcaccaccatcccagGGGAGGcctgcactaccacacaacactctaGGGTTGGTACTCCCAGACGACCAcatcaggtcaccaccatcccagGGGAGAcctgcactaccacacaacaccaagcgAAAACCAATAAGAGATCTGACAGTATGCCATGTAATTACCATTGGAATGTAAAATATAGAATATGATCAATAATTGTGTACTCTATGGGTTTGTGAGTCCCATGAAGGACCCTATATAGactaggggtagaaatagcctaagctattctatccttttgagatgtacttccttttctcaataaacttacttgaacttgacctTGAACCAAACTTATCACACTCACACGCACGTACTCACCCTCACTCATATATTCATATCATACAGAATAAATCAATTaaatacctgaatttacctgagggtcatGTCGATGAGGACATGAAGCCAGCGGGTAGTCAAAGGTTCCCCATTttccctgatgatcttttccagctgtattttaaacagcagcagagttttggcgtttacgaCTTCAGCGGGTAGGTAGTTCCACAGGTTTATAACGCTataggtgaaaaagcatcttctgATTTCTGTCCTACAgtttggcttgttgagcttgaatccGGTGTTTCTTCTTcgagttacatctgaccttttgaagaaattaacATCTACGGATCTACATCACCAAATTGTTAAGTACTTTAAAGGTTACGATGAGATCCGCCATCGATGAGATCtaatacgagagatgactaagctctggtatgattttcgttgcccggtgttgcaccttctccagagcagctatgtattTCTGAAGATGAAGTCTCCATGCCtagatgcaataatccaggtgggggcgcaccagagacttatacaattgaatgATTACTTTCTCTTCCTTGAATTTTCCTTGAAGATAAAGATGCGCTTGATTatttccagaatttggctcgtttTTTTTACTACTGCTCCCCACTTGTTGTGTAACTGttgtgaatgatggattctgacttcaaggtccttttcttcatctatctgttgtaaggtagtgtTGTCAATTTGATGGTTGTGACTTGGATTGGTGTGTCCCACATGCAAgatcttgcatttatcgacattaattAAAAAGCATTTATCAGTCATTTGACCATTCTCAATATCACTTTCATTTGCACTTTACCATATACCTTAGTCTCATGTatttgcaaatttgatgatgtggtttgtaatattctcatctatgtcattgacgtatgtgacgtcactGACATTGacgtatgcccgaaacgctatgcgtgctagtggctttacaagaatgtaaattcaacctgatttctatgttctctgttaacctccaacgtaccttcttgtaaataaataaataaataaataaataaataaataaataaataaataaataaatataacaaaAAGGATTGGCACCAAAATGGaccctgtggtaccccactttGCACATTTCCCCAATCAGATTCATTCCCAACTGCACGACCCTTTGTTttctgttttaaccattgtttttttCATTAAAGTATTTTCCCATTTATTTTAtgttcctgtaatttccttgccagtctcaTTTGGTATCTgttcaaaagctttagcaaagtccATGTAAGCTACATCTACCGGAAGACCTTTGTCTGAATTGCCGGTTACCGTTTACAGAAATGTGAGCAAGTTagtaaggcaggatctattttttaacaaacccatgttgaGTTGATTTTACAAGATTTTTCTCTGTAAGATGTTGTATGATTCCTTCCGTttggattctctccatgagcgtgcagatgtgatgtcaagctgattgGACGGTAGTTTTCTACCGAGCTCttcctgccttttttttttaaataggggtaACATTTGCTTATTTTCATTCCAATCACATCCATCGAATCACTCCATCGTGATCACACGATGAAGTGAGCTTTTTCCCTACTTGAATTTGATCGACAATGCCCTCTTGTGTTGCTAGCACAAGGTCCTGAATACTGTTACCTCGAGTGGGCTCTACAACATGTTGTATAAGAAATGAGTCCTGCACCAGGTCTAAAAATTGATCTGCTTGTGATGCTAGAGTTTTCAAATCTATTGCCTCGTGGTTAAAATCGCCCATTATAAGAGTTTGGGTTTGTAACGCAGCAGTGATCACATTATGCAGATCAGTAACTTCCTTAACTGTTGCTGTGTCAGCCCTGTAGCATACTCCCACCGTCAGTGTTACCATCTTGTTCTAGTATATTGCACCATACAGACTCTGAGGATCCCATGGTGTTCAGTTCCTCATTTGTGGTTGCATTCTAGTCCTCCTTCACATAAAGCAATACACCACTTGCTCttgttgttctgtcctttctgaaCGGTGCCTTAGGGGGGGAGGACTATCGCTTCAATGATGTCCTCTTGTCCCCATGTTTCAATTATGCCAGTGATGTCTGGAGTCTCATCTTCAGTATATGCACACAATGCTTCAAATTTATTCAACAGGTTAATGGTATTAGTGTAGAAACACTTTAAAATTATTTCGTTGTTACAATTGGGCTGAGAGATAGCTCCTATATTCTGTATATTATTATTCTGTTCGTTGTCAAACTGGTTTTGCGCCTGTTCGTTTTTCGAGATAAATAGGGTTAGTTCTGCCGGGCTGGGTGGAGGACTACGTCCTGCTCTCCATAAACTATCTTGATCCATTTGCATATACATGCATCCAAGCATACATTACCTACACTACAATTACTCACACAACAAAATGACATCAATAAATGCGGGGATCCTCAGTATcatttttgtaatatatatatatatatatatatatatatatatatatatatatatatatatatatatatatatatatatatatatatatatatatatatatatatatacatatatatattatatatatatatattattaaatattaccgaaaaagtaagattaataattctaacacgaattttctcgatctttcgtacatttcttttcactgttggtggtaattcaaaaatcaattctccaaaattcatttttatttctagtctgacgcgacacgagcgcgtttcgtaaaacttattacattttcaaagactttagtttacacatacacaactgaatagaacttacacatctccgatttgtttatatctacatttgagtgaggtggatggggtgaggtggtattaatagggtattaatttcatcaacacaatacagaacacgaaacaatgggtattgaatgaaagtgattgtagaaagcctattggtccatatttcttgatgcttctatattggagcggagtcttgaggtgggtagaatatagttgtgcattaattggctgttgattgctggtgttgactttttaatgtgtagtgcctcgcaaacgtcaagccacctgctatcgctgtatctatcgatgatttctgtgttgtttactaggatttctctgacgatggtttggttgtgggaagagattatatgttccttaatggagccctgttgcttatgcatcgttaaacgcctagaaagagatgttgttgtcttacctatatactgggttttttggagcttacagtccccaagagggcatttgaaggcatagacgacgttagtctcttttaaagcgttctgctttgtgtctggagagtttctcatgagtaggctggccgtttttctggttttatagtaaaataaattttataattactgcgttcatgcagctttctcacacatgttagactcagtgcggcccgtgcatgcgccagaatttgatgaaaaactgtacccaaatggatccatgagtgtcgtcgggggttcgtcagtcagggagcttagttaataagcgccaagactgaccaatccttatagacgatcattggtgcggtggtcacggtactgtgtacgtttaggagtgatcctggacggcatgggttcgaatcctggccgggtcaaagagttcttagtgatatatggcttgcgcgttcgtgcagctttctcacatatatatatatatatttatatattttatatttatatatatatatatttttatatttatatatatatatatataaatatatatatatatatatatatatatatatatatatatatatatatatatatatatatatatatatatgtcgtacctagtagccagaacgcacttctcagcctactatgcaaggcccgatttgcctaataagccaagttttcctgaattaatatattttctctaatgtttttcttatgaaatgataaagctatcaatttcattatgtatgaggtcaatttttttgggagttaaaattaacgtagatatatgaccgaacctaaccaaccctacctaacctaacctatctttataggttaggttaggttaggtagccgaaaaagttaggttaggtagtcgaaaaacaattcataaaaactcggcttattaggcaaatcgggccttgcatagtaggctgagaagtgcgttctggctactaggtactacatatatatatatatatatatatatatatatatatatatatatatatatatatatgcgaacaagcctgaatggtccccaggactatatgcgaatgaaaactcacaccccagaagtgactcgaacccatactcccagaagcaacgcaactggtaactacagggcgccttaatccgcttgaccatcacggccgtcaaaaggaagtgatagccgaggctatttgagccacttccccgacggcaactcggatggtaatcttgggcatagcatttcaccaaatcacctcattctttggggcacacgtgag
This sequence is a window from Procambarus clarkii isolate CNS0578487 chromosome 36, FALCON_Pclarkii_2.0, whole genome shotgun sequence. Protein-coding genes within it:
- the LOC138371744 gene encoding uncharacterized protein, which gives rise to MDVTAAADVTVGDGTVTDITVADVTVANVTVATDVLVTVTVVDVTVPDSTATVTDVTVADVTIADVTVGDVPVTVSDVTVTDSDVTGAAVTVTEVNATVIVADVTIADVIVTDFTDTDVTVIVVDVTISDVTISDVTITVADVNIADITVTVVTGVAVTDNVTVVEVTVVDVTVADGIVVDVTVTIAGVPVADVTVTDVTAADVIVTVDDVTVTDVTAADVIVTVDDVTVTIADVTVVDVTVTIADVTVTVTVDDVTVTIADVTVTVADGTVTVSDVTVSDVTVVDGIVADGTVTDVAVTDADVSVAGTDVSVADVTVVDVTVAGADVSVADVTVVDVTVGGADVSVAGASSSRRVTEGPQIAV